A region of Phytohabitans rumicis DNA encodes the following proteins:
- a CDS encoding ABC transporter ATP-binding protein, whose product MIEVVDLTVRYGAAVALDRVSLTVGAGEMVALIGPNGAGKSTLVNTLSGILRPAGGTVRVHGRLAHVPEGRQMFADLTVEDNLRLGGWRGRNRDTAPIYEILPDLGPLRRRRAGLLSGGQQQMVAVGRALMARPEVLAIDELSLGLAPLVVADLARHLRALNAGRGLAVLLIEQNARLALDLCTRAYVLEAGRIVAAGDSAELAASPRVADAYLGVAR is encoded by the coding sequence ATGATCGAGGTCGTCGACCTCACCGTCCGATATGGAGCCGCGGTCGCCCTGGACCGCGTCAGCCTCACCGTCGGCGCCGGCGAGATGGTCGCGCTCATCGGACCCAACGGCGCCGGCAAGTCCACATTGGTCAACACGCTCTCCGGCATCCTGCGCCCGGCCGGCGGCACCGTACGCGTCCACGGCCGCCTCGCCCACGTGCCCGAGGGCCGCCAGATGTTCGCCGACCTGACCGTCGAGGACAACCTGCGGCTCGGCGGCTGGCGCGGCAGAAACCGGGACACCGCGCCGATCTACGAGATCCTGCCCGACCTCGGACCGCTGCGCCGCCGCCGCGCCGGCCTGCTGTCCGGCGGCCAGCAGCAGATGGTCGCCGTGGGCCGGGCGCTGATGGCCCGCCCGGAGGTCCTGGCCATCGACGAGCTGTCCCTGGGCCTCGCCCCGCTCGTCGTCGCCGACCTGGCCCGGCACCTGCGCGCGCTCAACGCCGGACGCGGCCTAGCCGTCCTGCTCATCGAGCAGAACGCCCGCCTCGCCCTCGACCTGTGCACCCGCGCGTACGTCCTGGAAGCGGGCCGCATCGTCGCCGCGGGTGACTCGGCCGAGCTGGCCGCCAGCCCGCGGGTCGCCGACGCGTATCTGGGAGTGGCGAGATGA
- a CDS encoding PaaX family transcriptional regulator yields the protein MARGTDTTTRPVLTRRHSVGAASARSLLLTVLGEFALPSGKPAWTSALVHVLGGLGAEEKSARQAIARTAADGWIVSERDGRRVRWVLTPVGRRLLTEGTERIYTHGASRQVWDGRWLIVMATVPETQRKLRHKLQTQLAWAGFGNPTAGMWVSPHPEREAEVKQIMHDLGLDATALSFTGPFAGVGSERSLVQRAWDLDDVEAHYEAFMDEFSGVRPEPGDATLLAQVRLVHEWRRFPFLDPLLPDELLPPRWLGQRARTLFDTQHAAWQDGARQRWEELSAAG from the coding sequence ATGGCAAGGGGTACCGACACCACCACCCGGCCGGTGCTGACCCGCCGGCACAGCGTTGGCGCGGCCAGCGCGCGGTCGCTGCTGCTGACCGTGCTCGGCGAGTTCGCGCTGCCGTCCGGCAAACCGGCCTGGACCTCGGCGCTGGTGCACGTCCTCGGCGGGCTCGGCGCCGAGGAGAAGTCCGCCCGGCAGGCGATCGCCCGTACGGCGGCCGACGGGTGGATCGTCTCCGAGCGGGACGGCCGGCGGGTGCGCTGGGTGCTCACCCCGGTGGGCCGCCGACTGCTCACCGAGGGCACCGAGCGGATCTACACCCACGGCGCGTCACGTCAGGTTTGGGACGGACGTTGGTTGATCGTCATGGCGACCGTGCCGGAGACCCAGCGCAAGCTGCGCCACAAGCTACAGACCCAGCTGGCCTGGGCCGGGTTCGGCAACCCGACGGCCGGGATGTGGGTCAGCCCGCACCCCGAGCGGGAGGCCGAGGTCAAGCAGATCATGCACGACCTCGGGCTGGACGCGACCGCGCTGTCGTTCACCGGCCCGTTCGCCGGCGTGGGCTCCGAGCGCTCCCTGGTGCAGCGGGCCTGGGACCTGGACGACGTCGAGGCGCATTACGAGGCGTTCATGGACGAGTTCTCCGGCGTACGCCCCGAGCCCGGCGACGCCACCCTGCTGGCCCAGGTGCGGCTCGTGCACGAGTGGCGCCGGTTCCCGTTCCTGGACCCGCTGCTGCCGGACGAACTGCTGCCGCCGCGGTGGCTGGGCCAGCGCGCCCGCACCCTCTTCGACACCCAGCACGCCGCCTGGCAGGACGGCGCCCGCCAGCGGTGGGAGGAGCTGTCCGCCGCGGGCTAG
- a CDS encoding ABC transporter substrate-binding protein: MGVPPLGGRIAGAGLLTVALALSGCGGSSLEESGGAEATGDVKIGLLVPLSGVYAPLGQDMRNGFQLYLDQHGGKLGGRTVKLVTADEGEGPQTGVPAAQKLVTQDQVAAVVGIVNSAVALGVRNLFDESKVPLVIANAGADAITGAQKSDYVWRTSFSNGKVSAALGAAVAQEVAGGKVYLIAADYAAGKEMVAGFKSTFQAAGGTVAGEKYTPFGKTQDFQPYLSEILASGAKAVYSFYAGAEAVSFVQQYQQFGLARKIPLYGTGFLTEGGVLKAQGQAAVGVKTSLHYSTELDTPRNKEFVDAYQKALTAPPTVYAVQAYDAAAVLDKALTKAAGGDGAAVVKAFGEIGPVDSPRGQWSFDASHDPQQPYYLREVRAGGGAMVNAVVRELS, encoded by the coding sequence ATGGGCGTTCCACCCCTCGGCGGCCGGATCGCCGGCGCCGGACTCCTGACCGTTGCCCTCGCGCTGTCCGGCTGCGGCGGCTCGAGCCTGGAGGAATCCGGCGGCGCCGAGGCCACCGGCGACGTGAAGATCGGCCTGCTGGTACCGCTGTCCGGCGTCTACGCCCCACTCGGGCAGGACATGCGCAACGGCTTCCAGCTCTACCTCGACCAGCACGGCGGCAAGCTCGGCGGCCGCACGGTCAAGCTGGTCACCGCCGACGAGGGCGAGGGCCCGCAGACCGGCGTACCGGCCGCCCAGAAGCTGGTCACCCAGGACCAGGTCGCGGCGGTGGTCGGGATCGTCAACTCCGCGGTCGCGCTCGGCGTCCGCAACCTCTTCGACGAGTCCAAGGTGCCGCTGGTGATCGCCAACGCGGGCGCCGACGCGATCACCGGGGCGCAGAAGTCCGACTACGTCTGGCGGACCAGCTTCTCCAACGGCAAGGTCAGCGCGGCGCTCGGCGCGGCCGTGGCGCAGGAGGTCGCGGGCGGCAAGGTGTACCTGATCGCCGCCGACTACGCCGCCGGCAAGGAGATGGTCGCCGGGTTCAAGAGCACCTTCCAGGCCGCCGGCGGCACGGTGGCGGGGGAGAAGTACACGCCGTTCGGCAAGACCCAGGACTTCCAGCCGTACCTGTCGGAGATCCTCGCCAGCGGCGCGAAGGCCGTCTACAGCTTCTACGCCGGCGCCGAGGCGGTCAGCTTCGTGCAGCAGTACCAGCAGTTCGGCCTCGCCAGGAAGATCCCCTTGTACGGCACCGGATTCCTCACCGAGGGCGGCGTGCTCAAGGCGCAGGGCCAGGCCGCGGTCGGCGTGAAGACCTCGCTGCACTACTCCACGGAGTTGGACACCCCGCGCAACAAGGAGTTCGTCGACGCGTACCAGAAGGCGCTCACCGCGCCGCCCACCGTCTACGCGGTGCAGGCGTACGACGCCGCGGCGGTGCTGGACAAGGCACTGACCAAGGCGGCCGGCGGCGACGGCGCGGCGGTGGTCAAGGCGTTCGGCGAGATCGGGCCGGTCGACAGCCCGCGCGGGCAGTGGAGCTTCGACGCCAGCCACGACCCGCAGCAGCCGTACTACCTGCGCGAGGTCCGCGCCGGCGGCGGTGCCATGGTGAACGCGGTCGTCCGCGAGCTGAGCTGA
- a CDS encoding DUF222 domain-containing protein, translating into MEARARQTRAFHLTRHGDGRVRLTGWLDEDGAATVNAALDPLCAPRHDVDVRTPAQRRADALVEICDLAMRTEDLPESGGERPHVVVTVSFDMLRLALGVGTLDTGERLSPEQVRRLACDAKIIPPSWVAMGRSWTWAAPDG; encoded by the coding sequence ATGGAGGCCAGGGCGCGGCAGACGCGGGCGTTTCACCTGACCCGGCACGGGGACGGTCGGGTGCGGTTGACGGGCTGGTTGGACGAGGACGGCGCCGCTACCGTCAACGCGGCGTTGGATCCGTTGTGCGCGCCGCGGCATGACGTGGATGTGCGCACCCCGGCCCAGCGCCGGGCCGACGCGTTGGTCGAGATCTGCGACCTGGCGATGCGGACCGAGGACCTGCCGGAGAGCGGTGGGGAGCGGCCGCATGTGGTGGTGACGGTGTCGTTCGACATGCTGCGCCTGGCGCTCGGTGTGGGCACCTTGGACACGGGTGAGCGGCTCAGTCCGGAGCAGGTACGGCGGCTGGCCTGCGACGCCAAAATCATCCCGCCATCCTGGGTGGCGATGGGCAGATCCTGGACCTGGGCCGCACCCGACGGTTGA
- a CDS encoding DUF222 domain-containing protein: protein MPDVLTELKATADASVSTPTWSLRDEDLVECLDLVHAVVQAVAAVQSRLVREIDSRGLAITRHASSTKAWLREHLRISPHAAKRMLELAQALDARPVLAKAVADGLVNTEQAQVIAAALRRLPAEVVGKAEKAMIGRAAEFEPNTLRRYGEGILAYVAPSSPRPLTRRRWSGWRPGRGRRGRFT, encoded by the coding sequence ATGCCGGATGTGTTGACGGAGCTCAAGGCCACGGCCGACGCGAGCGTCAGCACGCCCACGTGGTCGTTGCGCGACGAGGATCTGGTCGAGTGTTTGGACCTGGTGCACGCGGTGGTGCAGGCCGTCGCAGCGGTGCAGTCCCGGCTGGTTCGGGAGATCGACAGCCGGGGCCTGGCCATCACGCGGCACGCGTCCAGCACGAAAGCGTGGCTGCGCGAGCACCTACGGATCAGTCCGCACGCGGCCAAGCGGATGCTGGAGCTGGCCCAGGCGTTGGACGCGCGGCCGGTGCTGGCCAAGGCCGTCGCCGACGGTCTGGTCAATACCGAGCAGGCTCAGGTGATCGCGGCCGCGTTGCGGCGTCTTCCGGCTGAGGTGGTGGGTAAGGCGGAGAAGGCGATGATCGGTCGGGCCGCCGAGTTTGAGCCGAACACGCTGCGCCGTTACGGCGAGGGCATCCTCGCCTACGTGGCCCCGAGCTCGCCGAGGCCGCTGACGCGGAGGCGTTGGAGCGGATGGAGGCCAGGGCGCGGCAGACGCGGGCGTTTCACCTGA
- a CDS encoding branched-chain amino acid ABC transporter permease has translation MSELLQYLITGLGGGCAFALVGSGLVVIHRVTRVVNFAQGSFAVIAAMTASTLLASGLPHGVSETLAVAVGAGAGLLVGLVAIGKPGTPPGASLIVTLGLGVFAYAVEVLIWGDQPRSFGGVPGAVDVLGARFQAHYLLIIGATLAVFAGMGVLFARTDVGRALTACSANPYAAKVVGIDVRRMGLLSFVIGGALGGLAGVLVTPIQLVTFDYDVTLIVGGFAAAILGGLMRPALTLIGGLLLGVAQALVAGYGNAAYQMEVALVLMLAVMIGQAARRPIVQEEVA, from the coding sequence ATGAGTGAACTGTTGCAGTACCTCATCACCGGGCTCGGCGGCGGCTGCGCGTTCGCGCTCGTCGGCAGCGGCCTCGTCGTCATCCACCGGGTCACCCGCGTGGTCAACTTCGCCCAGGGCTCGTTCGCCGTCATCGCCGCGATGACCGCCTCCACCCTGCTGGCCAGCGGCCTGCCGCACGGCGTGTCGGAGACCCTCGCCGTCGCGGTCGGCGCCGGCGCGGGCCTGCTGGTCGGACTCGTCGCGATCGGCAAGCCGGGCACGCCGCCCGGCGCCTCGCTCATCGTCACCCTCGGCCTCGGCGTCTTCGCGTACGCCGTCGAGGTCCTGATCTGGGGCGACCAGCCGCGCTCGTTCGGCGGCGTGCCCGGCGCGGTCGACGTCCTCGGCGCCCGCTTCCAGGCCCACTACCTGCTCATCATCGGCGCCACGCTGGCCGTGTTCGCCGGCATGGGCGTGCTGTTCGCCCGCACCGACGTGGGCCGCGCGCTGACCGCGTGCTCCGCCAACCCGTACGCCGCCAAGGTCGTGGGCATCGACGTACGCCGGATGGGCCTGCTGTCGTTCGTCATCGGCGGCGCGCTCGGCGGCCTCGCCGGCGTGCTGGTCACCCCCATCCAACTGGTGACCTTCGACTACGACGTCACCCTCATCGTCGGCGGCTTCGCCGCCGCCATCCTCGGCGGCCTGATGCGACCGGCGCTCACCCTGATCGGCGGGCTGCTGCTCGGCGTCGCGCAGGCCCTCGTCGCCGGGTACGGCAACGCCGCGTACCAGATGGAGGTCGCGCTGGTGCTGATGCTGGCCGTCATGATCGGGCAGGCCGCGCGGCGGCCGATCGTCCAGGAGGAGGTCGCTTGA
- a CDS encoding PaaX family transcriptional regulator yields MAVQPATPASDLPRAQAGSNPQHLLLTLLGDYWYGRRAPLPSAALVALLGEFGITEVSARAALSRLARRGLLELSKSGRHTSYALSARAAAVLAEGRGHILSFGAEAGRWSGRWTMAAFSVPEGRRDLRHALRTRLGWYGFAPLYDGLWVCPHERIAEVTAILSELGIDRATVFTAELARGGPGAGHPTLAWDLDALRGGYERLLSAYEPVRQRWRGGRVGTAEALVARTALMDDWRTMPGLDPELPAALLPPGWPRARARELFIELYDGLAALAVQRVVQVVAGYDEALADLVRGHTSRDRA; encoded by the coding sequence ATGGCGGTCCAGCCCGCGACGCCCGCCTCGGACCTTCCCCGCGCCCAGGCCGGCAGCAACCCGCAGCACCTGCTGCTGACGTTGCTCGGCGACTACTGGTACGGCCGGCGCGCGCCGCTGCCGTCCGCCGCGCTCGTGGCGCTCCTGGGCGAGTTCGGCATCACGGAGGTCAGCGCCCGCGCCGCGCTGAGCCGGCTGGCCCGCCGCGGGCTGCTGGAGCTGTCCAAGTCGGGCCGGCACACCTCGTACGCGCTGAGCGCCCGCGCCGCCGCGGTGCTCGCCGAGGGTCGGGGGCACATCCTGTCGTTCGGGGCCGAGGCGGGGCGGTGGTCCGGCCGGTGGACGATGGCCGCCTTCTCGGTCCCCGAGGGCCGCCGGGACCTGCGGCACGCGCTGCGCACCCGGCTCGGCTGGTACGGCTTCGCGCCGCTCTACGACGGGCTCTGGGTCTGCCCGCACGAGCGGATCGCCGAGGTGACCGCGATCCTGTCCGAGCTCGGCATCGACCGGGCAACGGTGTTCACCGCGGAGCTGGCGCGGGGCGGTCCGGGCGCCGGCCACCCCACCCTGGCCTGGGACCTCGACGCGCTGCGGGGCGGGTACGAGCGGCTGCTGAGCGCGTACGAGCCGGTCCGGCAGCGGTGGCGCGGCGGGCGCGTCGGCACCGCGGAGGCCCTGGTGGCGCGGACCGCGCTGATGGACGACTGGCGCACCATGCCCGGCCTCGACCCGGAGCTACCCGCCGCGCTGCTGCCGCCGGGCTGGCCGCGGGCACGGGCCCGGGAGCTGTTCATCGAGTTGTACGACGGCCTCGCCGCCCTGGCCGTGCAGCGGGTGGTCCAGGTGGTCGCCGGGTACGACGAGGCGCTGGCCGACCTGGTGCGCGGCCACACCAGCCGCGACCGTGCCTAA
- a CDS encoding ABC transporter ATP-binding protein: MTEPLLRVAGVSRAFGGVYAVRDVSLDVAPGELRGVIGPNGAGKSTLFNLIGGQLAAQSGTIAYAGGRVDRLPAHRRARLGIAIVFQGARIFRGMTALENVMVGAHATTRGGFASAVLRLPAHRRAEREIRHQAREALDRVGLADWADRSAEALPLGQQRALQVARALCGRPRLLLLDEPAAGLRAAERDALAQLIEELKAGGLTMIKIEHDVAFVTRLADRVTVLDLGRVIAEGTPAEIRAHPAVIAAYLGSSAEEVTP, from the coding sequence GTGACCGAACCCCTGTTGCGGGTCGCCGGCGTGTCCCGCGCGTTCGGCGGCGTGTACGCCGTGCGCGACGTCAGCCTCGACGTCGCGCCCGGCGAACTGCGCGGCGTCATCGGGCCCAACGGCGCCGGCAAGTCCACATTGTTCAACCTCATCGGCGGCCAGCTCGCCGCCCAGTCCGGCACCATCGCGTACGCCGGCGGCCGGGTCGACCGGCTGCCGGCGCACCGGCGGGCCCGGCTCGGCATCGCGATCGTCTTCCAGGGCGCCCGCATCTTCCGCGGCATGACCGCCCTGGAGAACGTGATGGTCGGCGCGCACGCCACCACCCGCGGCGGCTTCGCCAGCGCCGTGCTGCGCCTGCCCGCGCACCGCCGGGCGGAACGCGAGATCCGGCACCAGGCCCGCGAGGCGCTGGACCGGGTCGGGCTCGCCGACTGGGCGGACCGGTCGGCCGAGGCGCTGCCGCTGGGCCAGCAGCGGGCGCTGCAGGTCGCCCGCGCGCTGTGCGGCCGGCCGCGCCTGCTGCTGCTCGACGAGCCCGCCGCCGGGCTGCGCGCCGCCGAGCGGGACGCCCTCGCCCAGCTCATCGAGGAGCTGAAGGCCGGCGGCCTCACCATGATCAAGATCGAGCACGACGTCGCCTTCGTGACCCGCCTCGCCGACCGGGTCACCGTGCTGGACCTCGGCCGCGTGATCGCCGAGGGCACGCCCGCCGAGATCCGCGCCCATCCCGCGGTCATCGCCGCGTACCTGGGCTCCTCGGCCGAGGAGGTGACGCCATGA
- a CDS encoding ABC transporter substrate-binding protein yields MRGTAVCVAALAMVCAMAGCGDDSSTGDDEGPIKVGQIVSLTGNYAPLGTENEKSVKLAVEQVNAAGGVLGRQIELTVRDDKSQPDQSVLAFNDLKGQDVAAVIGSPFSNSALATIPLVDREKIPYISLTPADEQVNPVHPYVFVVPATAGTYADRILQYLKAQNITKVAVAYDGKSSYAKAGFNGTKSKASGHGITLTATPEFQTTTTEFSAVFNQVRSSGAQALVVWATGAPGVALAKQYATAGLNLPVVFTGAQASKLWLDPVGAAADGVLVASSIGVVGASLPDGAQKTAINELAGPFQEKYGYAPPQFAQDGYTGVKLLVAAIEKAGSTDPAKIQAALEGLSAVTPNGAYAYSATDHAGLKADYISINAVQGGKFVPTEWAMQQLTAVAGK; encoded by the coding sequence GTGCGAGGTACCGCCGTCTGCGTCGCCGCGCTCGCCATGGTGTGTGCCATGGCCGGCTGCGGCGACGACTCATCCACCGGTGACGACGAAGGCCCCATCAAGGTGGGCCAGATCGTGTCGCTGACCGGCAACTACGCACCGCTCGGCACCGAAAACGAGAAATCCGTGAAGCTCGCGGTGGAGCAGGTCAACGCGGCCGGCGGCGTGCTCGGCCGCCAGATCGAGCTGACCGTCCGCGACGACAAGAGCCAGCCCGACCAGTCGGTGCTGGCGTTCAACGACCTCAAGGGCCAGGACGTCGCCGCCGTGATCGGCTCGCCGTTCTCCAACTCCGCGCTGGCCACCATCCCGCTGGTCGACCGGGAGAAGATCCCGTACATCTCGCTGACCCCGGCCGACGAGCAGGTCAACCCCGTCCACCCGTACGTCTTCGTGGTCCCGGCGACCGCCGGCACGTACGCGGACCGGATCCTGCAGTACCTCAAGGCGCAGAACATCACCAAGGTCGCCGTGGCGTACGACGGCAAGAGCTCCTACGCCAAGGCCGGCTTCAACGGCACCAAGAGCAAGGCGTCCGGGCACGGCATCACGCTCACCGCCACCCCGGAGTTCCAGACCACCACCACGGAGTTCTCCGCGGTCTTCAACCAGGTGCGCTCCTCCGGGGCGCAGGCGCTGGTCGTCTGGGCCACCGGCGCGCCCGGCGTGGCCCTGGCCAAGCAGTACGCCACCGCCGGCCTCAACCTCCCGGTCGTGTTCACCGGGGCACAGGCCAGCAAGCTGTGGCTCGACCCGGTCGGCGCGGCCGCGGACGGCGTCCTCGTGGCCAGCTCCATCGGCGTCGTCGGGGCCAGCCTGCCCGACGGGGCGCAGAAGACGGCCATCAACGAGCTCGCCGGCCCGTTCCAGGAAAAGTACGGGTACGCCCCGCCGCAGTTCGCGCAGGACGGCTACACCGGCGTCAAGCTGCTCGTCGCCGCCATCGAGAAGGCCGGCAGCACCGACCCGGCGAAGATCCAGGCCGCGCTGGAAGGGCTCAGCGCCGTCACCCCGAACGGCGCCTACGCCTACAGCGCGACCGACCACGCCGGCCTCAAGGCCGACTACATCTCCATCAACGCCGTCCAGGGCGGCAAGTTCGTCCCCACCGAGTGGGCCATGCAGCAACTGACCGCGGTGGCCGGTAAGTGA
- a CDS encoding branched-chain amino acid ABC transporter permease, whose amino-acid sequence MTRWIPAAAAAALTLALPPLLSSSHLTIYILLGLAAIVTIGLSLLMGYAGQVSLGQAAFYAIGGYTAGLLSVHSLPPVLGLLAAPVVSAAFAVVVGVPMLRLRGHHLAFATLATQLILLSLVGQADWAGGAIGLQGIPRLSVGGYEFAEDISYAYLVWAAVALTMLVARNVVASRPGRALRALATSETAAAASGVPVGRYRLTVFALSAAFAGLAGGIYAFYLGYIAPGSFPVLLSIEYVVMAVVGGLGTLWGALVGATAIVLLVQVLNTVGTQPGMPSYAPSVLSYAVYAVLLVLVVLFLPHGIVPALRVRMSRVRG is encoded by the coding sequence TTGACCAGGTGGATCCCCGCGGCCGCCGCGGCCGCGCTCACCCTCGCGCTCCCGCCGCTGCTGTCCAGCAGCCACCTGACCATCTACATCCTGCTCGGCCTGGCCGCGATCGTCACCATCGGACTGTCGCTGCTCATGGGGTACGCCGGCCAGGTCAGCCTCGGCCAGGCGGCCTTCTACGCGATCGGCGGCTACACGGCCGGCCTGCTGAGCGTGCACAGCCTGCCACCCGTGCTCGGCCTGCTCGCCGCGCCGGTCGTGTCGGCCGCGTTCGCCGTCGTGGTGGGCGTGCCGATGCTGCGCCTGCGCGGCCACCACCTCGCCTTCGCCACCCTCGCCACGCAGCTCATCCTGCTCTCGCTCGTCGGCCAGGCCGACTGGGCCGGCGGCGCCATCGGCCTGCAGGGGATCCCCCGCCTGTCCGTCGGCGGCTACGAATTCGCCGAGGACATCTCGTACGCCTACCTGGTCTGGGCCGCCGTCGCCCTCACCATGCTGGTGGCCCGCAACGTCGTCGCCTCCCGCCCCGGCCGCGCGCTGCGCGCGCTCGCCACCAGCGAGACCGCGGCCGCCGCCAGCGGCGTACCGGTCGGCCGCTACCGGCTCACCGTCTTCGCGCTGTCCGCCGCGTTCGCCGGCCTCGCCGGCGGCATCTACGCCTTCTATCTCGGCTACATCGCGCCCGGCTCGTTCCCCGTCCTGCTGTCCATCGAGTACGTCGTGATGGCCGTCGTCGGCGGGCTCGGCACGCTGTGGGGCGCGCTCGTCGGCGCCACCGCCATCGTCCTGCTCGTCCAGGTGCTGAACACCGTCGGCACCCAACCGGGCATGCCGAGCTACGCGCCGAGCGTGCTGTCGTACGCCGTCTACGCGGTGCTGCTCGTCCTCGTCGTGCTCTTCCTCCCGCACGGCATCGTGCCCGCCTTACGGGTCAGAATGTCACGGGTTCGCGGATGA
- a CDS encoding S1C family serine protease has product MHVTTGRLVLGAVALAAVAGLVGGLVGAGLRSEPDAAPSPTAGCDVTEVSSRVLPSLVTIHVRGAGGDGTGSGSVLDRRGNILTNDHVVAAAASGGTVTVDFARGRTQVPATIVGRDPATDLAVVRAQPGDGALTPITVGDSAALVVGQPVVAAGSPLGLTGTVTAGVVSALNRYIDVGQGQQPASLINAVQTDAAINPGNSGGPLTDCAGHQVGVNAAGAQVPGGGGGSIGLNFAIPITFAYSVAGQLIENGRATHPVIGVIAVTVTDEMATATGLPRGALVEQVLPRLGAAAAGLQSGDVITRIGDTVVTSVDQMLVAIRGHDPGQTVPVTYVRGGVERTGTAAVTAA; this is encoded by the coding sequence ATGCACGTCACGACTGGACGCCTCGTGCTGGGGGCGGTGGCGCTGGCGGCGGTGGCGGGTCTGGTGGGCGGGCTGGTCGGAGCGGGTCTGCGGTCCGAACCGGACGCCGCGCCGAGCCCGACGGCGGGCTGTGATGTCACCGAGGTCTCGTCCCGCGTGCTGCCCTCGCTGGTGACGATCCACGTGCGCGGTGCCGGCGGGGACGGCACCGGGTCCGGGTCGGTGCTCGACCGGCGGGGCAACATCCTGACCAACGACCACGTCGTCGCCGCGGCGGCGTCCGGCGGTACCGTCACGGTCGACTTCGCCCGCGGGCGTACTCAGGTGCCCGCGACGATCGTCGGGCGCGACCCGGCGACCGACCTGGCCGTCGTCCGGGCCCAGCCCGGCGACGGCGCGCTGACCCCGATCACGGTCGGCGACTCGGCCGCGCTCGTCGTCGGGCAGCCGGTCGTCGCGGCGGGTTCCCCGCTGGGCCTGACCGGCACCGTCACGGCCGGTGTCGTGAGCGCCCTGAACAGGTACATCGACGTCGGGCAGGGCCAGCAGCCGGCCAGCCTGATCAACGCCGTGCAGACCGACGCCGCCATCAATCCCGGCAACAGTGGCGGCCCGCTCACGGACTGCGCCGGGCATCAGGTCGGCGTCAACGCGGCGGGCGCCCAGGTGCCGGGCGGTGGCGGCGGCAGCATCGGGTTGAACTTCGCCATCCCGATCACGTTCGCCTACTCCGTCGCGGGCCAGCTCATCGAGAACGGCCGGGCCACGCACCCGGTCATCGGCGTCATCGCGGTGACCGTGACGGACGAGATGGCCACCGCGACGGGATTGCCACGGGGTGCGTTGGTCGAGCAGGTGTTGCCCCGCCTCGGCGCGGCCGCCGCCGGCCTCCAGTCGGGCGACGTCATCACGCGGATCGGCGACACCGTGGTGACCAGCGTCGACCAGATGCTGGTCGCGATCCGCGGGCACGACCCGGGCCAGACCGTGCCGGTGACGTACGTGCGCGGCGGTGTCGAGCGCACCGGCACCGCGGCGGTGACCGCGGCCTGA